In Spirosoma pollinicola, the genomic window AGGTATCGAAATAGGCGGAACAAAATTGCAGCTGGTGACGGACGATGGAAGCGGCAACATTGCCCAGCGTTTCCGTTATGCTGTTGATCCCGAGCAGGCTGCGGAGGGTATTCTAGCGCAAATTGCTGCCACAATTCAACAACTCCCCAAACCACCGGCAGCTATCGGTGTGGGCTTTGGTGGGCCGGTCGACTGGCAAACGGGTCGTATTGCTGCCTCACACCAAATTGGCGGCTGGGCTGGTTTTGACCTGGCAAGCTGGCTTCGGGAGCAAGTACCAGGCGTCATTGTGCACGTAGAGAATGACGCCAATACAGCCGCTCTTGGCGAAGCTCGTCAGGGGGTAGCTACCGGATTTAAGCACGTCTTTTACGTTACCCTCGGTAGTGGAGTTGGTGGCGGAGTGGTTATCGACAGACAACTTTATCATGGAGCAATGCCCGGTGAAGCCGAAATTGGCCATTTATGGCTCGTTCCACCCAGTGATCACCCAGACAGCACGTCCATTCCGGGCACCTCCATGCCAGGCCAAACGATTGAGCAAACCGTATCGGGTTGGGCAGTTGACCAGCAGATTCGGGACCTTCTGCCCCAACTGCCTGACGATTCAGCCTTAAAAATAGCCGTACAACAAGCCCATGCTTCGGGTTCTGTTGGTAAAGAAGCCCGTTTTCTGCATCCGGCATATGAGGCCAGTGACCCCGTTGCCAAAATGTTGATTGAACAAATCGGTACGGTGCTGGCGCTGGGACTTTCGCACGTTACCCATTTATTTCACCCGGATGCAATTGTTCTGGGCGGAGGTCTGTCGCTTATTGGCGAACCCTTACGAGCGGCCGTACGTCAGGCCCTCCCTCGCTTTATCATGAAATCATTCCAGCCCGCACCACTCGTATTACTCGCCAAACTGGGCGAAGATGCTGTGCCCGTTGGTGCACTTGAATTAGTGAAGAATGTAGAATGAAAATTACATTTCTATGAATACGAGCCACTAAATTCATTTTTCATTTTACCTTATACATTTTCATTGTCTAAATCCCTATGAACCAGCCTTACTTCCAGACGTATATTGACAGGCAGAAAGAGGTTTATGATGCCATCCCGATTGACCGGGTTGAGCACATCATTAACCTTATCAAAAAATGCTGGGAAGAAGATCGGCAGTTATTCGCCTTTGGAAATGGCGGTAGTGCCTCCAACGTCTCGCACTTTATCACGGACCTTGGCAAAAGCGCATCAGACAAAATGGGCCGACGCTTTCACTGCATGTCGCTCAATGAAAATGTTTCGTGGATTACTGCCCTGGGGAATGATTACGCCTACGAAGACATTTATATGCGGCAGCTTCAAAACTATGCTCGGCCTGGCGATCTGGTGCTAACATTAAGCGTGAGTGGCAACTCACCAAATGTCGTAAAAGCGGTAAAATGGGCCAATGATAATGCGCTGACGACCATAGCCCTTGTGGGTGGAAAGCGCGGGCAACTCGCCGACCTCGCTCATGAATCAATCGTTATTCAGGATGAACACTACGGCCGGGTTGAAGACGCCCAAATGACTATCTGCCACATGCTGTGTTACGGGTTTATTGAATCGTAATGCTGAGCCCGCACCGACAATCCTTTGTCGGTGCGGGCTCAAGATCAACTATACCGGTCGTTCCGCCAGGGGTAGGCCGTGTTGGAATATCCACGCTCTTCCCAAAACCCGAGCTGGTTTTTAGCCAAAAATTCAATCCGTTTAATCCATTTCGATCCTTTCCAGGCATACAGCTGGGGGGTTATCATACGCAATGGTCCCCCATGTTCGCGGGTTAGGGGGTTCCCATCGGCCGTATGAACGAGAAGCACATCGGGCTTTAGAGCCTCTTCGAGCGCAACATTCGTGCAATACCCATCGTAGCCATAGCACATGACATGTGTAGCTGAACCCTTGGGATCAACTAAAGCGGCCAAATCCATAAATCGAACCCCCACCCAGGGAACGTTGAGTCGCGACCATGTCGTGACGCAATGGAAATCGCTGGTATCTTCAACCTGCGGCAGATCCATTAGATCGTCCCACTTAAGCCGAACAGGATTATTTACCTCACCATCAATATTTAGTTGCCACTTATCGAGTGGAATGGCAGGCTGATACCCCAAATCCAGAACCGGCCACTTTGCGGTAACAGTTTGCCCAACCGGAACAGCAGGCATACCATGCCGGTTAGTGGGGCCGCTACCACGCGGTTTTTCCGGCCCGTCAATATGATCTGCCATTGAAGGCGTCTGGGCCATTTTTTCCTCAAATCGACGCTTGAGTTTCATGCGGGCCTCAATGATTTTATCGGTCTTTTCGTTAGCGTCCATCGTATGCTTTACAGAAAAAATGGCTTTTCTTTTTTCCTATAAACCGCAATTTTTGTCTTGTAGTTTTAGGGAAGCGAAAAACTAACGGGATAGCGCCGGTGCGTGCTTGTCTAATACTAAATCAGTCACTAAAAGCTTCCACCATCAGTAACTTCTACGACACCCGCACGTAGCTTCCCAGCAGTTTTACCTCGGCAGAATGGTGATTCAGAATTTCGTGTAAATCGGGGTCGCTGGCGTGCCCTTCGCATTCAAGCAGAAACCAATACCGGAAAGTCGCCCCATCGCGCAATGGGCGGCTTTCTATTTTAGTAAGGTTGATGTTTCGATTGTTGAACTCCTGTAAGAACTCGGCCAGTACCCCCGGCGACTGGGTGTTGGGCAAGCGGGCAATCAGGGTAGTTTTATCATGACCACTGGGCTGATTCACAAAATCTTTGGCCAGAATCAGAAAGCGTGTCCGGTTCAGGTCACTGTCTTCAATGTTATCGAACAAAACGGGCACATCAAACAACTTAGCGGCTATGCCCGAGCAAATGGCTGCGGCATATGGCTGCTGAGAGGCCAGTTTAGCCGCTTTCGACGTTGATTCGACGGGTATCATCTCGGCCTTTAACCCATCGAAATAATCATTAAGGAACCGGCTGCATTGCCCAAAGGCAATATCTTTGGAATAGATGTGGGTAATATCAGCCAGATTTTCGGCCTGTGTGGCAAACGTAAAATGAACTGGAATCTTAATTTCCGCTACAATACGCAGGTCTTTTTCAAGCAACAGATCAATGGCTTCTTCAACAACGCCCTCCTGATTATTTTCGATGGGGACAACACCAAATCGTACCCGACCCGTTTCGACACTCTCGAAAACTGACCGAATTGTTGGCAATGCCATATAGGTGCTCATAGCCCCAAACCGGCTTTCGGCGGCCTGGTGTGTGAATGTTCCTTCTGGGCCTAAGTAAGCAATTCGTTCGGGAAGTTCCAGATTACGCGAAACGGCAAATATTTCCAGAAAAATAGCCTCGATCGCCGGGCGGTTCAACAGGCCGTTATTTTGCTCGTGAAGCCGATCCAGAATTTGCTTTTCGCGTTCTGGACGGTAAATAACTGTGTTCGTTGTACGCTTTAGTTCACCCACCTTGCGGACGAGTTCCATACGTTGGTTAAGCAACGCCAGCAATTGGTCGTCGAGGGTGTCAATGTCGTTACGGAGAGACTCCAGAGTCATAAAAAAAGTCAGTAAGTCGGTCAGTTAGCAAGTCAGTTGGTTAGCCACATACACCCGCCAACACACAAACTTAGCACTTACTGACTTACCGACTTACTGACTCACCGACTT contains:
- a CDS encoding ROK family protein — encoded protein: MNLGIEIGGTKLQLVTDDGSGNIAQRFRYAVDPEQAAEGILAQIAATIQQLPKPPAAIGVGFGGPVDWQTGRIAASHQIGGWAGFDLASWLREQVPGVIVHVENDANTAALGEARQGVATGFKHVFYVTLGSGVGGGVVIDRQLYHGAMPGEAEIGHLWLVPPSDHPDSTSIPGTSMPGQTIEQTVSGWAVDQQIRDLLPQLPDDSALKIAVQQAHASGSVGKEARFLHPAYEASDPVAKMLIEQIGTVLALGLSHVTHLFHPDAIVLGGGLSLIGEPLRAAVRQALPRFIMKSFQPAPLVLLAKLGEDAVPVGALELVKNVE
- a CDS encoding D-sedoheptulose-7-phosphate isomerase; translation: MNQPYFQTYIDRQKEVYDAIPIDRVEHIINLIKKCWEEDRQLFAFGNGGSASNVSHFITDLGKSASDKMGRRFHCMSLNENVSWITALGNDYAYEDIYMRQLQNYARPGDLVLTLSVSGNSPNVVKAVKWANDNALTTIALVGGKRGQLADLAHESIVIQDEHYGRVEDAQMTICHMLCYGFIES
- a CDS encoding molybdopterin-dependent oxidoreductase, with translation MDANEKTDKIIEARMKLKRRFEEKMAQTPSMADHIDGPEKPRGSGPTNRHGMPAVPVGQTVTAKWPVLDLGYQPAIPLDKWQLNIDGEVNNPVRLKWDDLMDLPQVEDTSDFHCVTTWSRLNVPWVGVRFMDLAALVDPKGSATHVMCYGYDGYCTNVALEEALKPDVLLVHTADGNPLTREHGGPLRMITPQLYAWKGSKWIKRIEFLAKNQLGFWEERGYSNTAYPWRNDRYS
- the pheA gene encoding prephenate dehydratase translates to MTLESLRNDIDTLDDQLLALLNQRMELVRKVGELKRTTNTVIYRPEREKQILDRLHEQNNGLLNRPAIEAIFLEIFAVSRNLELPERIAYLGPEGTFTHQAAESRFGAMSTYMALPTIRSVFESVETGRVRFGVVPIENNQEGVVEEAIDLLLEKDLRIVAEIKIPVHFTFATQAENLADITHIYSKDIAFGQCSRFLNDYFDGLKAEMIPVESTSKAAKLASQQPYAAAICSGIAAKLFDVPVLFDNIEDSDLNRTRFLILAKDFVNQPSGHDKTTLIARLPNTQSPGVLAEFLQEFNNRNINLTKIESRPLRDGATFRYWFLLECEGHASDPDLHEILNHHSAEVKLLGSYVRVS